The DNA sequence TCTGTGACCTTAGGTAGTGTTTATGACCGACTGCTTCTGGTTGCACATcctcaaaatgcaggaaaaacaggctgagaaacagctttttcccatggtccatcagactcttgaactcaaaacacctgaaaacctGAACGCACAGTATCACTTTTAATGGTTATAATGCTGCTTACGTGCAATCTCCTGATcatatttaatcttttttattgacttttatttcatttcatttacctATCTTACCCTATCTTGCCTCTTTTgcatatgttttcatttttaatatagtcttgttttatatgtacattagattttgttatttaatgttgttattttatttcttattgcttgttATCAATGTACCGTCCAGTGGCagctatgtatattttcatcatgcccccatgtatgaCGACAtgaaagctattctattctattcatgtTATCTGACCACATTATCGGCACTAATCGTATTCACATCGAGATGCAGGCAAATAGAAATTGACTGTGGAACagaattcttaaaaaaaagtgcttcaGTACCTCCTCTGCATTGGCTACACACATGATGAACAGTTTGGTAGGGAAAGGGAATGGGAGTGGGAACTTCTTGTCATCTCCGCGATGCTTCAGTGTTTGAAGGGAGTGACGTAGGGAACCTTTTCCGATACCAAGAGATCCATCAGTAACCAGCACCAACTACAGAACACAAGAGAACAAGAAGGTGCATAAACATGAGCCTGCGTCATGATGAATATGCACAGGTTGCTGAAAtcactttaggaaaactgtttgaccAAACACCAGCTTTAATATTCAATGGTTATTTCAAATGTGTGATGATGGTGGGTGAAGGACTGGGCTTAATACCTGACAGGGACAGGCACTGCCCCACTCCTGCTGAACTAAGTTATTAACTCCATTAAGAGCTGATTCAACACAGGTCTTGTCATAGTCTTCCAAGCTGCTGAGAGCTTCCTGCACAGaagaaattaacattttattagGGCTGCATGATATATTGTTTCAGCATCAACAATGCGAATCTGaatatcatttgtttttatttctgatgCAGACGCACGCCCCTAAAGAATGAGTAAATCCTTCCAAATAGAGCTACTTAAGTCAGTAACTTATCAGAACATATATTAGGAACACATCACTATTATAGGAACACATGTAATGACCTTTCACACTTGACTTCTTAAATGGATCATACTTTACCTGCAATGCATTATAATCCCTGGTGAAAGGCACTAGGAGCTcccagagagaggagaaggcCATCAGTGCCGTGAACTCCAGGCGGTAGTTTGAGGCCATGTGTTCGAACAACATATTGAGTCCGTGGACAGCCAGGTTCTTCCTCTGGAACTCTTCGATGCCATCCAGTGACACTGGCCGTGTCATGGACAGAGACACGTCCATTAAAATCACGGTCGGCATGGCTTCCTGCTTATTTAGACTCCCAGTAACACAATGGACTTAAACGAGCCCCCTGACGTGCTCTCACTGAAGgacatgaaagagaaaaagactgCTTATAAGAAAACCTGCCTATAAATAAGTCGTCCAACTTAGCGTTCAGTCCTTTCTTTTCAGAGCATGCTAACATATTTTCTCAGTTATGCGTGAGGTTTATTTTACTATAATTAACACGTAGTGCCAGTGCCACTACTGAGTGTTGTTACTCAGGTTTGTTTAGCTGTGTCAAACTACTGCTATTAACGGCGTTAAAAGCTAAAagaagctaatgttagctagctCTTCGGCTAAATCACCTTAGCATTGTGAGACATAACGATAAAACACTCAACGGAAGATGAGATCCGGTTACTGTTTAACgaatatgacaaaataattaTCATCACGCTGAACTCTCaagtaaagtaatattttaattacaaagaataaatgaaaatgtacgTGCCATTGACAGTTTAGCTCGCCATTCAGTGTTGTTTGTAGTGTAATGTGCACCAATATTTCAGTCCGGGTGAGTATCGAGTACTGAACAAATGGTTCCTATATGATATAAAGAATTTTTATGTGTATGCCGTAAACAggaaagataaaaatatatagaaagtATGTATTATATTGACTTATTCAAATTTAAGTGTTTGGTTCGGATACCGgtttaaattgtgttttgcCAGATCCACGGGGGTGGGGGAAAAAGTGGGTGGTCATTGTGAGAAGTTTTTTGTGCTATACATTGCACGAACTGTAAAATTATTCAGTGGAAAATTCTCGATGATTCAAGACGAAACCCTTATTCCAGACTGCACAAGTTGTTTTTAGTATCTACGGATTCGGGTCACGGTTTGGATATTAATTATTGAGCAGATAAATTTGAGCAGAAAACGATGGAGGATGCAACGCCCTTTCGAAGGTACGACAGCTCACACTTGTTGTATTTTAAGGAATATTTCCAGTGTCTATGACCAAAGTTTTGGTGATCAGTTTGAGACACTGCAGGTAATCCTTTTGAAAGATGATATAATGTTTATGGTGAGGACTTGTCCTATAACTGTGTTTGAAGGTTTTTGATCCTGCTTCTGTGATTAAAAAGATACATTATTTGAATAGAACCGAATGCTATTCATAATTGTCGTTTTATTTCACCTCTGATGCTTCCTTTTGTTTACAACAGGTATTCCAATGAGATAAGATGAATCATGCTGCTGAGATTTTGGATTCTGTCACTCCATGGTCTGCTGTGAAAGCTTGAAATTGCTTTCCACTCCCTCTTGATTTTTCATTGCCAGCACTATTGCTTCTCGAGaacaaaatgaatacaaaaggGAAGCAATTGCAGCTGGGCCAGGTCCTGTTTCTCCTCTCTGGAGTTTTCCTCTGTTCCTTCTGTCAGCTGACCACCAGTGCCAGACTGTATGAGCCTTTGTCAGTGTCTCAGAATTTTGGAGAAGATTCAACAGAGAGAATTGAGGAGACTATAGTAGTGCCTGGAGATCTGGAGGAACCTCTAAATGCAACAGGTGAATTACAGCCCACAGTTCAACCAACACCAGAGATGCATGTGTTACATCATACGGACACAAATTCTGATTTCAAAGCATCCACCACCACTGAGCCTCCACCAGAGACACccacagcagctcctcctctaACCACCATAACTCCAACTGAACCTGATGAAGCTCCACATGTTAATGGTGAATACCCTAAAGATATCTTTTCTATTGAAGACCGCAGACGAGGCTGGGTGATCCTCCACATTAGTGGGATAATGTACATGTTTGTGTCACTTGGGATTGTGTGCAATGAGTTCTTTGTTCCTGCGCTATGGGTCATCACAGACAAGGTAGCTATTTCTAATGATGTAGCTGGAGCCATTGTCATGGCTGCTGGAAGATCCAGCCCTAAGTTTTTTACAGCCCTGGTAGGGGCCTTCATCAGCCACAGCAATGTGGGTATCGGCAACATCGTTGGTTCAGCAGTTTacaacattttgtttgtgattgGAATCTGTGCTTTGTTTTCTCGGAAGATTCTTCATCTGACCTGGTGGCCACTTTTCAGAGATGTATCATTTTACATACTTCACCTCATCTTACTGATTATCTTCTTCCTGGATAATGTTATAATGTGGTGGGAGAGCATGATGCTGGTGGCCGGTTACACTACATATGTTGTTTTCATGAAGTTTAATACACAAATAGTGAAAGCATTCAAGACCCAGCTCCACAAAGACAAGGGCACGGTGAAAGTTGTTGCTCTGGAAGAAGCTGAAAAGGTAAGCACCTGGGCACACTctacagaaaatacacaaatggtTACTGTGGAACTGCTTGCAGGAATTGACCAAATAGTATTTCACACATCTAAGCATATCTGTATACTTACTTGTTACAGCATAAGTATGTGTTAAAGAACAAAGCTGCAGATTAGATTCTATAAAGAGGAGGGAAAGAGATCAACCAGAGACTATAAAGGTATTTTCCAACAGATACTTTTTACTATGGCCAATCGTGATCAACAAAATTACCTGTTgaagtgtgtgtctgcaggagaGGATGGGTCACGAAGATCCTGACAATGATGAAGATAACAGCAAGAAAAGCAGTGGTGACTCcagtaaaaatgaagatgaTGAGAATGTAGGGAATCaggaagaagagggaaaaaaagataagcctttgtctttaaaatggcCTGTTACACAATATAAGCAAGTCATCTACCTCTTCTTGTTGCCCATAGTCTTCCCTCTGTGGCTCACAGTTCCTGATGTTCGCAATCAGGTGAGACTTGGATGCATCTTTTGCATAAGCTATTCTTCACATGTTGCTTTTGTGCGtttacatgtttgtgttttttcttttcttttgtctgacAGAAATCAAGGAAATTCTATGTGGTAACCTTCCTAGTCTCTATTTTGTGGATTAATGCTTTCTTCTACTTCATGGTGTGGTGGGCCCATCGGGTCAGTAAGTGTAATACGTTTAGAGGTGTATTTGAAgtgctttgctttgttttgtgactgCGCACACAGGCACAAAACGGTTTTCCTAAAGGTTGGTGGAAATTGGCTGGAAGCTGAGCACACAAGAGAAGGATTTTGAAAAATTACACCATGGTGCATCTTTAAAGACATCCAGGGAAAGTCAATTTACCTTGTGAACATGATAATATGGTGTTTCTTTATATACTACCTAACTTTTCGTGAGCAAACAAAAGGGTGTCAACATCGTGGTCAAGTATTCTCACCTTGAAAGCAGTGTACTGATGTAACGAACCAATCTTGGTAAATTGCATGGTGGGATTTTCTGTATAATTATTCTTCTTCCAGGTCAAACATGTATGGTTGAATCACTCCAGTATTATAAATTGTCAGTGCATATTGTagaatttttcagtgtttgagaGTTGTAGCAGAGTTGTagttgagctggtgtgctctACCTCCATTAAGAGGGGAGAAGTGGTTAGAGAGGCAGTTACTGTGTAGATCCGCATGTAACTTTGATGCAGAGATCAGTTTTTAGGAAAAAgtagttttcattttcttcaattttcatttttctgtcaaattctTTATTAATTAATGATTGCGTATCATAAACCAAGATTTAGATTGTGTGCTTAATTAGTTAGGTTAAGGTAAACGTGAGAGTAATCCTGCAGCTGCTATTTGGTCACACTGAatactggttttatttttaggtGGGAGAAACTTTAGGCATCTCAGTTCCGTTTGTGATTATCCTGGCTGCTTGTAAAGTGCTTTGGTCCAACtcctgttttaaatgtgctttgaaTGTGACTTTGACTATTTCAAGCTACAGAGGTCTAAAACTGGGCTTATATTGTCATAGTAAAATGAAccatatttgcattattttcagatgaaaaaatgaaagatgCATTCTGGGGACATGTAagactttgattaatttgctTAAAAATTACCAACTTAATCtcactttttaaatacatttaaaaagtgagaTTACGTTGGTGTCCTCATTCAGTCATCTTGAAAAAGCATGCAccattttaaaaggtttttcttttgGTCTTTTGTATGTATAGGACAgtagagagcgagagagagaggaaatgtgggtagaagagtgggggaatcacatgcagtaaatggccatgggctggatttgAACCCATGACCTCTGCATCAGGGACTGTAGTccttgtttatgggtcaccctcTCAggcagctgagctatctgggcacacacatgcatcatTTTTGAGGCTTCTACCCGCTTTGAACTCTGATCTGTCCCCTCAGGTGGGTGAGACCATCGGCATCTCAGAGGAGATTATGGGCTTGACTATTCTGGCTGCAGGGACCTCCATCCCCGACCTCATTACCAGTGTGATTGTAGCTCGCAAAGGCCTGGGGGACATGGCTGTATCCAGCTCTGTGGGCAAAAACATCTTTGACATTGCTGTGGGGTGAGCCTCTTTACCTTGATCAGTCACGGTTGGTGGACAAAGCAGTTGAACACACATTTAAGTGATTTCTCTGtctgctatttttttccccctgtgcAACGATTTGTTGCTTTATTCAGCCTACCAGTCCCGTGGCTCTTGTACTCATCCATCCACGGTTTTGCTCCAGTGGCCGTCAGCAGCAACGGGCTCTTCTGTGCCATCGCGCTGCTCTTCTTCATGCTCCTCTGTTTCATCATCTCCATTGCATCATGTGAGTGGAAGTTGAATAAGGTGCTGGGTTTCACCATGTTGCTGTTCTACATAATCTTCGTGGTCATTTGTGTTACTCTACAGTATGGCATTGTTGTCTGCCCTGTTAGCATTGGCAACAATGCTTAAAATTTTTGTCGGGTGTATTTGTATGCATATGTTGATGAAGATCCATATGACTTTTAATAAGTTCAAATATATGCAATCACATTTTACTTCTTCATTTCTGAACTGTGGAACAAAATGTGACCATTCAAGCTCCAACAGTCATCATGATATCTGCTTAGACAACCCTATAAATATCTGCTTGTGTATTATGTCTGCAATTATATGCAGATAAGCATTTACTTATAGCATATATTTGTCCTTGATTTTAAGAATTGTTTAGAAGCCTCAAACAATTCTTAAAGACATATAAGAAAATGTACTAACTGTGTCCTGGtgtgtcaaaatattttttttaccttatttcttgctttatatttttgtattagTATTATAGGTATTATACTATTTTTAAACTTacacaaacatattttatttttcataatccCATGTATCTacctttttcttgttgttttttcctttttctcctgttttatttctttgttttgaaaagaaaattgcTGTCATGGTCCCTCCCTTCTCTGCGCTGCGCTCCTGGCCAGCTGACAGCCCAGGCTGATTGGGCACAGCTGCTAAAGGAGCGCAGCTGTGCCCAATCAGCAATCAGTGGCAGTTAAAGCCTGATTCCCCCCACCAGCCGTGGCTGGTCCATTGTTCCTGCTGGCTCCCTGCCAGCAGCATCGCCCTGGCCTGCTTCGGCTCCGGACTCCCCCCTGCCTGCTCAGTTTTGCCTGGCTCGTTCCTGGAGCTTTTCCCCTCTGCCCCTACCTCGGCTCCTCGCATCTCCGCTGGACTCCCGCAGCTACGCTCTCTGAACCGGTCTTGATTCCTTTAGAGttctgtttggttttggttaaattctctgatttctgtatggagtttggtttgcttcggttgttgta is a window from the Amphiprion ocellaris isolate individual 3 ecotype Okinawa chromosome 3, ASM2253959v1, whole genome shotgun sequence genome containing:
- the LOC111575698 gene encoding sodium/potassium/calcium exchanger 2-like isoform X3 is translated as MNTKGKQLQLGQVLFLLSGVFLCSFCQLTTSARLYEPLSVSQNFGEDSTERIEETIVVPGDLEEPLNATGELQPTVQPTPEMHVLHHTDTNSDFKASTTTEPPPETPTAAPPLTTITPTEPDEAPHVNGEYPKDIFSIEDRRRGWVILHISGIMYMFVSLGIVCNEFFVPALWVITDKVAISNDVAGAIVMAAGRSSPKFFTALVGAFISHSNVGIGNIVGSAVYNILFVIGICALFSRKILHLTWWPLFRDVSFYILHLILLIIFFLDNVIMWWESMMLVAGYTTYVVFMKFNTQIVKAFKTQLHKDKGTVKVVALEEAEKVGETIGISEEIMGLTILAAGTSIPDLITSVIVARKGLGDMAVSSSVGKNIFDIAVGLPVPWLLYSSIHGFAPVAVSSNGLFCAIALLFFMLLCFIISIASCEWKLNKVLGFTMLLFYIIFVVICVTLQYGIVVCPVSIGNNA
- the LOC111575698 gene encoding sodium/potassium/calcium exchanger 1-like isoform X1, which encodes MNTKGKQLQLGQVLFLLSGVFLCSFCQLTTSARLYEPLSVSQNFGEDSTERIEETIVVPGDLEEPLNATGELQPTVQPTPEMHVLHHTDTNSDFKASTTTEPPPETPTAAPPLTTITPTEPDEAPHVNGEYPKDIFSIEDRRRGWVILHISGIMYMFVSLGIVCNEFFVPALWVITDKVAISNDVAGAIVMAAGRSSPKFFTALVGAFISHSNVGIGNIVGSAVYNILFVIGICALFSRKILHLTWWPLFRDVSFYILHLILLIIFFLDNVIMWWESMMLVAGYTTYVVFMKFNTQIVKAFKTQLHKDKGTVKVVALEEAEKERMGHEDPDNDEDNSKKSSGDSSKNEDDENVGNQEEEGKKDKPLSLKWPVTQYKQVIYLFLLPIVFPLWLTVPDVRNQKSRKFYVVTFLVSILWINAFFYFMVWWAHRVGETIGISEEIMGLTILAAGTSIPDLITSVIVARKGLGDMAVSSSVGKNIFDIAVGLPVPWLLYSSIHGFAPVAVSSNGLFCAIALLFFMLLCFIISIASCEWKLNKVLGFTMLLFYIIFVVICVTLQYGIVVCPVSIGNNA
- the LOC111575698 gene encoding sodium/potassium/calcium exchanger 1-like isoform X2, translating into MNTKGKQLQLGQVLFLLSGVFLCSFCQLTTSARLYEPLSVSQNFGEDSTERIEETIVVPGDLEEPLNATGELQPTVQPTPEMHVLHHTDTNSDFKASTTTEPPPETPTAAPPLTTITPTEPDEAPHVNGEYPKDIFSIEDRRRGWVILHISGIMYMFVSLGIVCNEFFVPALWVITDKVAISNDVAGAIVMAAGRSSPKFFTALVGAFISHSNVGIGNIVGSAVYNILFVIGICALFSRKILHLTWWPLFRDVSFYILHLILLIIFFLDNVIMWWESMMLVAGYTTYVVFMKFNTQIVKAFKTQLHKDKGTVKVVALEEAEKERMGHEDPDNDEDNSKKSSGDSSKNEDDENVGNQEEEGKKDKPLSLKWPVTQYKQVIYLFLLPIVFPLWLTVPDVRNQKSRKFYVVTFLVSILWINAFFYFMVWWAHRVGETIGISEEIMGLTILAAGTSIPDLITSVIVARKGLGDMAVSSSVGKNIFDIAVGLPVPWLLYSSIHGFAPVAVSSNGLFCAIALLFFMLLCFIISIASFFVCATTPDGGNLLLEILAPLTLQDINSMAGFSKESRM